GCTTGTCATGCTCCAGGTGGATATTTTACGGATTCAAAAGGAAATAAACAAAATTGTGGTAATGGTAATTATGCTGATGTAGGTGTTTTTTCTTTTCATCCAGTAAAGCATATTGCATGTGGAGAAGGAGGAATGGTAACAACAAACTCTAAAGAGTTGTATGATAGGTTATCTAAATTAAGAAGCCATGGAATTACTAAAGACAATATGTCAGAGAATCATGGGGGATGGTTCTATGAAATGCAAGAGTTAGGATATAATTATCGATTAACAGATATTCAATCAGCTTTAGGAATTACTCAATTATCGAAAAACGATAAAGGAGTTCTTAGACGCAATGAAATTTCTGAGGTTTACAAAAAATACTTTGAAGGAAAAATAAAATATCAAAAATTACCAATAGGAGCTTACAATGCCCACCACTTATTTGTGATTGAAGTTGACGATAGAAAGGGATTGTATGACTATTTGAAAGATCAACAAATTTTTGCTCAAGTCCATTATATACCTGTGCATACATTACCATATTATAAACAAATTGGATATGGAGCTGCTGATTTGAATAATTCTGAAGCTTATTATTCAAAATGCATTAGTTTACCTATGTATCCTAGTTTAAAAAATGAGGAACAGATATATGTAATCCAAAAAGTATTTGATTACATAAAACGTAAGTAAACCATGATACATAAAATCATCTTAGGAACAGTTCAGCTAGGGTTGGATTATGGAGTTAATAATACAAAAGGAAAACCATCATTAGAAGAAGCTTTTGATATTTTAACAGTTGCTTATGATAGTGGTATTCGCATTTTAGATACTGCTGAAGCGTATGGAGATTCTCAAAAAGTTATAGGTGAATTTCACCGTTTATTTCCTCAAAAAAAGTTTAATATAGTTACTAAATTATCAGCAAATAAAAAACTAAGAAAAGATCAGTTTTTAGCTCATATAAAAAATAATTGCAAGATACTTTGCTGTGATTCACTTTATGGGTATATGTTTCATAATTATGAAAGTTTTAAAGATAATATTAACTTGTATGAAACTATTCTAGAAGCAAAAAAAACAGGGATTATAAAAAAAGTAGGTGTTTCACTTTATGATAATCAAGAAGTAGAAGATATTATAACAAATTATCCAGAATTTGATTTGATTCAAATACCATTTAATTTGTTAGATAATGAATATATAAGAAAACCTATTTTAGATAAAGCAAAACAAAATAATATAGAAGTTCATACAAGATCTGTTTTTTTACAAGGTTTGTTTTTTAAAGAAATAGATAAGTTGTCGGTAAATATATTTCCACTGCAAGTATATATTAAAAAACTAAAAGAAATAAGTTTAACGAATAACATAAAGATTGAAAGTTTAGCTTTACAATATGCTTTACAAAAAAACTATATAGATTATGTTTTGATAGGGGTTGATACACCAGAACAATTGAAAACAAACATTCTAAATAGTAAAAATTGTTTAATGATACCGCATGAATTAATTGATTCAATACATGTTAAAGAAAAAAAAATGTTGAATCCTTCAAATTGGAATTAAATGAGAGTCATTGCTATAACACAAGCCAGATCAGGTTCTACTAGATTACCGAAAAAGGTACTTCTAGAAATTGAAAATAAAACATTATTACAAATTCATGTTGATAGAATTAAACAATCAAAGAAAATAGATGATATATATATTGCGACTACAACTAATAAATCTGATGATTGTATTGTAGATTTGGCAAAAGAATTTAAAGTTAATTATTCAAGAGGGAGTGAAGAAGATGTTTTAGACCGTTTTTATCAGACAGTAAAAGATGTAAAACCTGATTATATTGTTAGATTAACTTCAGATTGTCCTCTTATAGACCCTAAATTAATAGATGAAGTAGTAGAAATAGCAATTAATAAAAAATTAGATTACTATAGTAATGTGCTGTTAGAACGTTATCCAGATGGCCAAGATATAGAAGTATTTACTTTTAAAGCATTAGAAAAAGCATGGAAAGAGGCTGATTTAAAATCAGAAAGAGAACATGTGACGCCTTATATTAGAAATAATTCATCTTATAAAGATGGAAAATTATTTAGTTCTGATAACCATTTTTTAGAAGAAAATTATAATCATGTTAGACTTACTGTTGATGAACAGTCAGATTTAGAGGCTATTAGTGAGGTGATTGCCAAATTGGGAGTAGAAAAGGGCTGGAAAACATACGCAGATTTTTATTTAAATAATCAAGAAATAAGATCAATAAACCAGTCAATAATAAGAAATGAAGGATATAAAAAATCATTAAAAAAAGAATAATATGAACACTGGTCAAGATTTATATAAGAAAGCAAAAAAAATAATTCCAGGTGGTACTATGTTACTTTCAAAAAGACCAGAAATGTTCTTGCCTGATAAATGGCCTTCTTATTATTCAAAAGCTAAAGGATGTTATGTTTGGGATTTAGATGATAATAAATATACAGATGTTTCAATTATGGGAA
This genomic stretch from Tenacibaculum sp. Bg11-29 harbors:
- a CDS encoding cytidylyltransferase domain-containing protein — translated: MRVIAITQARSGSTRLPKKVLLEIENKTLLQIHVDRIKQSKKIDDIYIATTTNKSDDCIVDLAKEFKVNYSRGSEEDVLDRFYQTVKDVKPDYIVRLTSDCPLIDPKLIDEVVEIAINKKLDYYSNVLLERYPDGQDIEVFTFKALEKAWKEADLKSEREHVTPYIRNNSSYKDGKLFSSDNHFLEENYNHVRLTVDEQSDLEAISEVIAKLGVEKGWKTYADFYLNNQEIRSINQSIIRNEGYKKSLKKE
- a CDS encoding aldo/keto reductase, with the translated sequence MIHKIILGTVQLGLDYGVNNTKGKPSLEEAFDILTVAYDSGIRILDTAEAYGDSQKVIGEFHRLFPQKKFNIVTKLSANKKLRKDQFLAHIKNNCKILCCDSLYGYMFHNYESFKDNINLYETILEAKKTGIIKKVGVSLYDNQEVEDIITNYPEFDLIQIPFNLLDNEYIRKPILDKAKQNNIEVHTRSVFLQGLFFKEIDKLSVNIFPLQVYIKKLKEISLTNNIKIESLALQYALQKNYIDYVLIGVDTPEQLKTNILNSKNCLMIPHELIDSIHVKEKKMLNPSNWN
- the pseC gene encoding UDP-4-amino-4,6-dideoxy-N-acetyl-beta-L-altrosamine transaminase codes for the protein MLKQNIPYGKQHIEQDDIDAVVDTLTADFLTQGPKVKEFEEKFARYVGSRYAVAVNNATSGLHIAVSALGLKEGDRVITTPITFAASANCIRYVGGEVWFADIEPDTYLLSVESTKKLIESKPKGFFKGIIPVDFAGLPVNLEEFRKLANIHDLWVLEDACHAPGGYFTDSKGNKQNCGNGNYADVGVFSFHPVKHIACGEGGMVTTNSKELYDRLSKLRSHGITKDNMSENHGGWFYEMQELGYNYRLTDIQSALGITQLSKNDKGVLRRNEISEVYKKYFEGKIKYQKLPIGAYNAHHLFVIEVDDRKGLYDYLKDQQIFAQVHYIPVHTLPYYKQIGYGAADLNNSEAYYSKCISLPMYPSLKNEEQIYVIQKVFDYIKRK